The genomic interval GTGCTGGCTCTCGTCGGGGAGTCGGGCTGCGGCAAGTCGCTGACCGCGCTCTCGATCGTGCGCCTCGTGCCGAGGCCGGGGCGGGTCGAGGCGGGGCGCGTGTGGCTCGCGGGCCGCGCGCTCGAGGGCCTCGGCCCGGGCGGCTGGCGGCGCGTCCGCGGGGGCGAGATCGGGATGATCTTCCAGGAGCCGATGACGAGCCTGAACCCGGTCCAGACGGTCGGCGCGCAGGTGGCCGAGGCCGTGCGGCTCCACGGCGGGGGCTCGCGGGCGGCGGCGCGCGGGCGGGCGCGCGAGCTCTTCGAGCAGGTCGGGATCCCCGACCCCGGGGCGCGCCTCGACGCCTTTCCGCACCAGCTCTCGGGCGGGCTCAAGCAGCGCGCGATGATCGCGATCGCGCTGGCCGCCCGGCCGCGGCTGCTGATCGCCGACGAGCCGACCACCGCGCTCGACGTCACGGTCCAGGCCCAGATCCTCGACCTGCTGCGCGTGCTCGGCCGCGAGCTCGGGATGGCGGTCCTGCTGATCACCCACGATCTCGGCGTGGTGAACGAGCTGGCCGACCGGGTGGCGGTGATGTACGCGGGGCGCGTCGTGGAGCAGGGCACGCGCGCCGAGGTGCTGGCGGCACCCCGCCACCCCTACACCGAAGGGCTCCTGCGCTCGCTGCCCGCGCGCGCCCCGCGCGGCGCCCGCCTCGCCGAGATCCCGGGCGCGGTGCCGCCGCCCGAGGCGTGGCCGCCCGGCTGCCGCTTCGCGGAGCGCTGCCCGCACGCCTTCGCCGCCTGCGCCGCGGCGCCCGGCTGGACCCGGCTCTCGCCGACCCATGCCGTCCGGTGTCACGTGGTCGCCCGGGAGAGCGGTGTATGAGCTCGCGGAGTCCCGGGGACCGGCCCCCCGCGCTGCTCGAGGTGCGCGGGCTCCAGACCTGGTTCCCGATCCGCGCCGGCGTGCTGCAGCGTCCGGTCGCCTGGGTGCGCGCGGTGGACGGCGTCGACCTCGACGTGCCGGCTGGCCGCACGCTGGCGCTGGTCGGCGAGTCGGGCTGCGGCAAGACGACCGTCGGCCGCTCGATCCTGCGGCTCGTCGAGCCACGCGCCGGCCGCGTGCGCTTCGCCGGCCGGGACCTGCTCACGCTCGCGCCGGGTCCCCTGCGCGCGCTACGCCGCGAGCTCCAGATCGTGTTCCAGGATCCGATGGCGGCCCTCGATCCGCGCTTCCGCGTCGGCGAGGCGGTCGCCGAGGGGATGGAGGCGCACGGGATCGGCGCGGGCGACGCCGAGCGGCGCGAGCGCGCCGCGGCGCTGCTGCGGCGCGTGGGCCTCGACCCCTCGCTCCTCGACCGCTACCCGCACGAGCTCTCGGGCGGCCAGCGCCAGCGCGTGTGCATCGCCCGCGCGCTCGCGCCGGGGCCGCGGCTGCTCGTCTGCGACGAGTCGGTCTCGGCGCTCGACGTCTCGATCCAGGCCCAGATCCTGAACCTGCTGCGCGACCTCCAGGACGAGCTCGGCCTCGCCTATCTCTTCATCAGCCACGATCTCGGGGTCGTGCGCCATCTCGCCGACCGGGTGGCCGTGATGTACCTGGGGCGCATCGTCGAGGAGGGCCCGGCCGAGCCGCTCTTCGCCGAGCCGCTGCACCCCTACACGCGCGCCCTGCTCGACGCCGTGCCCTCGCTCGATCCCGCCGCGCGGCGCGCGCAGCCGTCGGGCTCGGCGAGCCGCGCGGCGCTGGCCGGGGACGTGCCCTCGCCGGCGCACCCGCCGGCCGGCTGCCGCTTCCACACGCGCTGCCCGCTCGTCTTCGCGCGTTGCCGGGAGGAGGAGCCCGCGTTCGTCCCGGCCGGCGACCGTGGCGCGCGCTGCTTCCTCGTCGAACGACGGGCGCCGCCGGCTTGACACCCCAGACCCCCCGGGCGACCCTGCGCGTCACATGCGCCTCGAGTACACCTTCGACATCTCCGACGTGCCGGTCCCGCGCTTCTCGATCGAGGCCGTCGAGGGGATCGGCAAGCTGTTCACGCTCGCGACGCTGGTGATGAACGTGCTGGCGGTGCGGCCGCGGGTGGAGATCGTCTTCCACGGCCTGAACCCCGAGGACCCGACCCGCAAGATCGACGCCTTCCGCGAGATCCTGGCGAGCTGCGAGGCGGGTGCGAAGGTGCGCTTCCAGGCCGGACAGGGCGGCCGGGTGCCCGGCTCCTCGAGCTCCTTCCAGTGGCTCTCGGTGGAGGCCGGCGCGTAGCCGATCCCGCTCCGGCCCCCGCTGGCGGGCGGGCGCCGGTCCCGGGGTCTTCGCGGGGCGGGCCGCAGCCGGACCAGCGATGGCGGCGGGCGAGGCTCGCGCGCACGACGCGGGCGAGCGCAGGACCGGCGCCGCCCGGGAAGGGGAGGGCGCGCGCGTAGCGGCGCCAGGCGCGCAGCCGCGCGTCGTTCGGGAACGCGTCGGGCAGCGAGGCGTGCAGCTCGGCGAGCGCCTGGATCCGGCGCTCGTCGGGCAGCGGGCGGCGGAAGCGCACGGCCTCGAGGTCGATGAGGCGCGCTTCGAGGCCGCGCGCGCCGCTGCGCAGGTAGACGTGCGTGCCCTGGAGATCGCCGTGGTCGACACCACGGCGGTGCAGGGCGACGAGCAGGGCCGCGAGCGCGTCGAGCACCGCGGCTGCTTCGAGCCCTTGCGCGAGCGCGAAGGCGGACGGGACGCCGGGGCGCACGTCCTCGAGCACCACCCAGGAGCGGACCGGCACGCCTGCGCGGCGGCGCTCGAGCCACGCCTCGGGCCGCGCGACACCGATCCGGCGCAGGGCGATCCCGTGCCCGGCGCGCCAGGCGCGCCGGGCGGCCGAGCCGCGCAGCACGTCGGCGAGCGCGCGGCCGAGCCCGCGCCACGGCGCCTCCTTCACGACGAGGGCGCGGCCGCCGAGCACGTGGCCCGTGACGCGCGCACGGTGATCGTCCTTCAGCACGCGCGTGTCCGCGGCCGCGAGCGCCTCGGCGTGCGCGGCGAGCAGGCCCCGGAGCGCCCCGTCCTCGAGCGTGCGCAGGCGCAGCCCGCGCAGCCCCTCGCCACGCACGCGGGCCACGGCGCGCCCCGGCCGCAGCAGGCGCCGGGTGCGCCCGCGCGCGAACTGCTCCGCGCGCCGGTCGGCGGCGGCGCCCGCCGCCCGCAGCGCCGCGCGCGCCGGCGCGTCGAAGGGCCGCGCGAGCCCGAGCGCGGCCGCGCGCAGGCGCACGCGCTCCGCCAGCGGGACGAGCGGCCCGAGCCCGTGCTCGAGGCGCGCGAGGTCGCGCGCGCGGGCGGCGGCGCTGCGGGTGCGGCGCGCGTGCTGCCAGTCGAGCACGATCGGGGCGCCGGCGCGGACCAGGAGGTTCCCGGGGTGGAGGTCGGCGTGGACCCAGCCGGCCGCGTGGAGCCGCGCCACCAGCGCGCCGAGCGCGCCGAGCAGCGCACGGCGCGCGCGCGGCGCAGCCGCCAGCAGGGCGGTCTCGAAGGACACGCCCTCGATCCAGGCCATCGCGAGCAGGCGGTCGCCGCCGGGGAGGGTGCCGAGCGCGAGCGGCTCCGGCACCGGCAGGCCCGCTGCGTGCAGAGTGGCGAGCGCGCGCCACTCGCGCGCGGCCGGCGCGCGGCCGATCCGCGCCTTCACGGCTTCGCGCCCGGGATGCCGCCCGGATCCGACGCGGAACTGTTTCAGCAGGACCGGGCGCCCACCGGCCACGACGCGCAGCGCGCGGCGCCGCGCGTTGTCCGTGATCGCGGTGACGGCGCCGGCGGCGAGGGCGCCCTCGAGCACACGGTGGAGGTCCGGAGCGCCGTGGCTCCACCGCACGCGAGCGAGGCCCGCTTCCGCCCGGGACCCGAGCGGGGCGGTCACGACGCGGGCCGGCGCGCGCCGGCGAGCCGCTGGTAGAGGGCGCGGACCGCCGCGATCCGCACCGGGACCGAGTGGGCATGGGCCGCCTGGCGTGCCGCCGCGCCGCGGGCACGCCGGACGGCCGGGTCGCCGAGCGCGTCGAGGGCCGCGGCGAAGCCCGCGGCGTCCTCCGCGTCCGGCACCACCAGGCCCCCCTCGCCGAGCGCCTCGGCCGCCCCCGCCGCTGCGCTCGTGACGACCGGGATGCCGCTCGCGGCGGCCTCCAGGCAGACGGCGCCGAAGGCGTCGTAACGGGTCGGCAGGAGCAGCGCGTCGGCCGCCGCGTAGAGGCGCTCGACGTCGCCGCGGCGGCCGAGGAAGCGCACGCGCCCACCGACCCCGTACGAGGTCGCAAGCGCCTGCCAGGGCGCCACGGCGTCGGCGCCGGCGACCCAGAGCGAGGCCTCGCGGCGGCGCGCACGGGCCAGCGCGGCGAGCGCCACGTCGAGCCCCTTGCGGCGCCAGCCGGAGCCGACCAGCAGCCACACGGGCCCGGCGCCGGCGCCCAGCTCGGCCCGCAGGGCCGCGGCTGCGCCGGGCTCGCCCGGGTGGAAGCGCTCGAGGTCGACACCGTAAGGGATCACCACGAGCCGCTCGCGGGCGACGCCGTGCCGGCGCGCGATCCCCTCCGCCACGAAGCGCGACGGGCACAGGATCGTCTGGCTCGGATCCGCGAAGATGCGCCGCTCGATCCCGAGCAGTACGGCATGGCGTGGCGAGAGCCGCCGGAACCCGCGCCGCCAGCCCGGGTACTGGCGCGCCATGTACTCGGCGTGGCTGCCGCCGTCAGCCGAGTACACGTCCTGATGTCGGGTGCGGGAGAAGGAGTGCACGACGTCGAAGCCGCCGCGGGGCGCCGCGCGGGCCGCCGCGCGCGAGAAGGCGAGGACGCGCGCCGGTTGCCAGGTACGCGGGACGCGCACCGGGGCGAGCGAGACCGCGGGCGCCGCGGCGGCGCTCCGCGCCACCACCTGCACGCGGTCGCCGGCCGCCGCGAGGCCGTGGGCGAGCTGCCAGGCCGCCCCCTCGACGCCGCCCTGCGGCTCGAAGCGCTCGATCACGAGGGCGATCCGCACCCGGGACGGAGGTCAGTCGGAGCGGCGGCGCGCGAGCGCGAGCGCGCCGAGCGTGGCCACGGCGAATCCGAACGGGCTCGCGAGGCCGCTCGGCGCCGGCGGGCAGAAGCGCCCCTCCCACGCGCGCGCGCGGGCAATCGCGGCCTCCTCGGCGCCCTGCGCGGCCCCGGCCGGCGCCGGACCGGCCAGGGCCAGGATCGCGAGCGCGGTGAGGAGGGTGGGGCGCAGGCTCGACACGGGGCCGCAGGGTATCCGAGTCCCTTCCGGCTGCCCAGGAGACGAGCGCGCCGAATCGGGTTGACGGCTCGGGACGCGCTCGTACAATGCCGCGACCTCGCCTGCCGGTTTCCGATGGGAGCACGCAGAGTTGTCGGCATCGAGAGCCCCTCTTCCGCGCGCGCCCGGCACGGCCCCGGCGCCCCCCGACACGGCGCCCGCCGCGAATCCGCGCGGCGCGAAGCGCGAGCACATCCTCGAGGCGGCGATCCGGGTCTTCGCGCGGCGCGGCTACCACGGCGCCCGCGTCTCCGACATCGCCGCCGAGGCGGACATCGCCTACGGCCTCGTCTACCACTACTTCAAGAACAAGGAGGAGATCCTCCGCACCATCTTCGAGGAGCGCTGGAATGCGTTCCTCCGGGTCGTGGACCAGATCGCGGACGGGCCGGGCCCGGCCGGCGACAAGCTCCACGCGGTGGCGGGGCTGATCCTCTACGCCTACCGGCGTCGGCCGGACTGGGTGAAGGTCCTGGTCTTCGAGATCCAGCGCTCGTCGCGCTTCTCGGAGCCCGAACAAATCCGGGCCGTCGGGCGTCTGTTCGGGTCCGTCGCGCGGATGGTACGTGCCGGCCAGGAGACGGGGGAGCTGCGTGGGGACATCGACGCACAGCTCGCCTGCCTCGCCTTCATCGGAGCCTTGGAGACCATGATCACGAGCCAGGTGCTGGGGCACACGCGCCTTCCCGAGGGCCCCGAGGCCTCGGACGACCGCAGCGTCACCGCGGTGGTGGAGCTCTTCCTCGGCGGGCTGCGCGCCGGGCGCGGAGCGCCGGACCGATGATCGAGGCCCACGGCCTCTCGAAGCGCTACGGGGATCTGCTCGCAGTGGACCGGGTGAGCTTCTCGGTACAGCCCGGCGAGGTGGTGGGCTTCCTGGGCCCGAACGGGGCCGGCAAGACCACCACGATGCGCATGCTGACCGGCTTCGTGCCGCCGACCGACGGCAGCGCCACGATCGCCGGGCACGACATCTTCGAGGACCCGCTCGCCGCGCGCCGCGCCGTCGGCTACCTGCCCGAGACCCCACCGCTCTATCCCGAGATGAGCGTCGAGGACTTCGTCGCCTACGTGGCGCGTCTCAAGGACGTGCCGCGCGCCGGGCGCCGCGCCGCGGTGGACCGCGCGCTCGCGCGCTGCGGCCTCGCCGACGTGCGCCGGCGCGTGATCGGCGCGCTCTCGAAGGGCTATCGCCAGCGCGTCGGCCTCGCCCAGGCGATCGTGCACGATCCGGCCGTGCTGATCCTCGACGAGCCCACGGTCGGGCTCGACCCGATCCAGATCCGCGAGATCCGGGCGCTCATCGCCGAGCTCGCGGCGGAGAAGCAGGGCGAGCGCGCGCGCACGGTGATCCTGTCCACCCACATCCTCCCCGAGGTCGAGGCGATCTGCCGGCGCGTGCTCGTGATCAGCCGGGGCCGCAAGGTGGTGGACCAGCCGCTCGCGGAGCTCACGCGCGGCGGCGCGAGCCTCGAGGAGATCTTCGCGCGCGCCACCGCCCGCGAGCCGGACGCGGGCGAGGCGCCTGCCGGGGAGGCGCACCCGTGAGGCACGTCGGCGCGATCGCCGGCCGCGAGCTCAAGTCGCTCTTCGCGTCGCCCGTGGCCTACGCCGTGCTGGTGCTCTTCGCGGTGCTGGCCGGCTTCTTCTTCCTCACGGGCGTGCTCCAGTTCCAGGACTACGTGGCACGCCTCCAGGCCTTCCAGGCCGGGGAACAGCTCACCGAGCTCAACGTCAACGACCACGTGATCGCGCCCTTCATCCACGTGATGGGGGTCGTGCTGCTGTTCCTGGTGCCCGGCATCACGATGGGCCTGTTCGCCTCCGAGAAGACCAACGGCACCCAGGAGCTCCTGCTCACCAGTCCGATCACGATCTGGGAGCTGGTGGCCGGCAAGTTCCTGGCGGCCGCGGCGTTCGTGACGCTGCTGGTGGCGCTGCTCGGGATCTATCCGGCCATCCTGTTCGCCTACGGCGACCCCGAGCTCGAGAAGACCCTGGCCGGGATGGGCGGCCTGTGGCTGCTCGGCCTGGCCTACGCGGCGGTGGGTGCCTTCGCCTCCTCGGTCACGCGCAACCAGCTGGTCGCCTTCTTCCTCGCCTTCGTGATCCTGCTGGTCCTGTGGATGATCGGCTTCGTCGCCGACCTCGGCGCGGCCAGCGGCATGGGCGGCGGGCTCGGGGAATGGGTGAGCGGCGCGATGCGCTGGCTCTCCACGGCGGAGCACTTCGAATCGATGCTGATGGGCCTCATCGACACCAAGCACGTCGCCTACTTCGCGGCCCTGGTCGCGGGGTTCCTGATCGTGACCAAGGCGGCCGTCGAATCGGTCCGGTGGCGCTGAGATGACGGGACTCCCCGCGCTGCTCGGCGGCCTCGGCCTGGTCTTCTTCGTGTTCGGGCTGCTCTCGGTGTTCCTCTTCGTGCTGGGCCTGCTCTCGAACCTGGCCTGGATGATCGGGAACTTCGCGATCGGGCTGGGCCTGCTGGCCGCGGCCGGGGTCATGAGCCTCGACACGCTGCGCGAGCGGCTGTCGTCCGGCGAAGGCCGGCGCATCGGCCGCTACGGCACGAGCGCGGTGGCACAGACCCTCGTGCTGCTCTTCATCGTGGGCGCGCTGGCCTTCTTCGCCAACCGCTACGACAAGCGCTTCGACGTCTCGGAGGCGGGCGTGCACTCGCTCTCCGACCAGACCACGAAGGTGCTCGCCGGCCTCGAGCAGGACGTCGAGGTGGTGGCCTTCTACCCGAAGGTCGAACAGCCGGCGATCCGGGAGCTGCTCGAGAAATACAGCTACGTGAGCCCGCGCTTCCAGGTGACCTACGCCGACCCGAACCAGCGCCCGGATCTGGTCGAGAAGT from Deltaproteobacteria bacterium carries:
- a CDS encoding ABC transporter ATP-binding protein, producing MAALAQPDAGALLSVAGLVTSFPAAGGRRVAVVDGVDLAIARGEVLALVGESGCGKSLTALSIVRLVPRPGRVEAGRVWLAGRALEGLGPGGWRRVRGGEIGMIFQEPMTSLNPVQTVGAQVAEAVRLHGGGSRAAARGRARELFEQVGIPDPGARLDAFPHQLSGGLKQRAMIAIALAARPRLLIADEPTTALDVTVQAQILDLLRVLGRELGMAVLLITHDLGVVNELADRVAVMYAGRVVEQGTRAEVLAAPRHPYTEGLLRSLPARAPRGARLAEIPGAVPPPEAWPPGCRFAERCPHAFAACAAAPGWTRLSPTHAVRCHVVARESGV
- a CDS encoding ABC transporter ATP-binding protein, translated to MSSRSPGDRPPALLEVRGLQTWFPIRAGVLQRPVAWVRAVDGVDLDVPAGRTLALVGESGCGKTTVGRSILRLVEPRAGRVRFAGRDLLTLAPGPLRALRRELQIVFQDPMAALDPRFRVGEAVAEGMEAHGIGAGDAERRERAAALLRRVGLDPSLLDRYPHELSGGQRQRVCIARALAPGPRLLVCDESVSALDVSIQAQILNLLRDLQDELGLAYLFISHDLGVVRHLADRVAVMYLGRIVEEGPAEPLFAEPLHPYTRALLDAVPSLDPAARRAQPSGSASRAALAGDVPSPAHPPAGCRFHTRCPLVFARCREEEPAFVPAGDRGARCFLVERRAPPA
- a CDS encoding glycosyltransferase family 4 protein; its protein translation is MRIALVIERFEPQGGVEGAAWQLAHGLAAAGDRVQVVARSAAAAPAVSLAPVRVPRTWQPARVLAFSRAAARAAPRGGFDVVHSFSRTRHQDVYSADGGSHAEYMARQYPGWRRGFRRLSPRHAVLLGIERRIFADPSQTILCPSRFVAEGIARRHGVARERLVVIPYGVDLERFHPGEPGAAAALRAELGAGAGPVWLLVGSGWRRKGLDVALAALARARRREASLWVAGADAVAPWQALATSYGVGGRVRFLGRRGDVERLYAAADALLLPTRYDAFGAVCLEAAASGIPVVTSAAAGAAEALGEGGLVVPDAEDAAGFAAALDALGDPAVRRARGAAARQAAHAHSVPVRIAAVRALYQRLAGARRPAS
- a CDS encoding TetR/AcrR family transcriptional regulator, which encodes MSASRAPLPRAPGTAPAPPDTAPAANPRGAKREHILEAAIRVFARRGYHGARVSDIAAEADIAYGLVYHYFKNKEEILRTIFEERWNAFLRVVDQIADGPGPAGDKLHAVAGLILYAYRRRPDWVKVLVFEIQRSSRFSEPEQIRAVGRLFGSVARMVRAGQETGELRGDIDAQLACLAFIGALETMITSQVLGHTRLPEGPEASDDRSVTAVVELFLGGLRAGRGAPDR
- a CDS encoding ABC transporter ATP-binding protein; translation: MIEAHGLSKRYGDLLAVDRVSFSVQPGEVVGFLGPNGAGKTTTMRMLTGFVPPTDGSATIAGHDIFEDPLAARRAVGYLPETPPLYPEMSVEDFVAYVARLKDVPRAGRRAAVDRALARCGLADVRRRVIGALSKGYRQRVGLAQAIVHDPAVLILDEPTVGLDPIQIREIRALIAELAAEKQGERARTVILSTHILPEVEAICRRVLVISRGRKVVDQPLAELTRGGASLEEIFARATAREPDAGEAPAGEAHP
- a CDS encoding ABC transporter permease encodes the protein MRHVGAIAGRELKSLFASPVAYAVLVLFAVLAGFFFLTGVLQFQDYVARLQAFQAGEQLTELNVNDHVIAPFIHVMGVVLLFLVPGITMGLFASEKTNGTQELLLTSPITIWELVAGKFLAAAAFVTLLVALLGIYPAILFAYGDPELEKTLAGMGGLWLLGLAYAAVGAFASSVTRNQLVAFFLAFVILLVLWMIGFVADLGAASGMGGGLGEWVSGAMRWLSTAEHFESMLMGLIDTKHVAYFAALVAGFLIVTKAAVESVRWR